A stretch of DNA from Spirosoma endbachense:
AAGTGGCACTGCAAAAGGCTACCAATCCAGAAGTACGTGAATTGGCGCAGGCCGAAGTCGATGAACAAACGGGATTATCAGCAAAGCTGAAAGAAATTGCTGACGCCAAAGGGATTACTTTACCGGCGTCTCCTGACCCAGAAACTCAGGCAATGGTAACTAAATTACAGAGTATGTCAGGTGTAGCGCTCGATAAGATGTATGTCAGCGAAAGTGGTGTGAAAGGCCATCAGAAACTCGACAAAGTGATGTCAACAGTTGAATCAAATGCATCAGATGCTAGTTTGATAGGCGTTGCCAAAGCGGCTCACCCTCTAATAAAATTCCATTTAACAGTGGCTAAACAAATCAAGGATAAACGTTGAGGATAAGTCGCCGACCATTAAAAAAGGGGTAACAAAACTTGTTATCCCTTTTTTAATGGTCGGTTTACAAGTCGCTGTAAATTGTAACCGTTGGCCAGGGCCGTTGCCTCGTAGAAGGCGCCTATTTTTCAACTATACGTTGTAGGGGTAGGTTGGACTCTTGAACAAGTGTTCCAGGTTTCCGAACTAAACCACAAGGTTATGATTTTAAAAATGGACCGGCTTCCTATTGAGTTGCCCATACCCAAAAACCCATCGGCCAATGATGCCGCAGCCATTCAGGAACTACTGGGTGGTAAATTCGGCGAGATGTCTACGCTGATGAATTACACTTTCCAGTCGTTTAACTTTAGAGGACGCAAGAAAATTCGGCCCTTTTATGATGTGATCGCCAGCATTGCAGGCGAAGAATATGGCCATATTGAAGTTGTATCCTACGCCATCAATCTATTGCTGACGGGTGTTACCAAGCGGGGGCATGACCCCGTATCCGGCCCCCTTGCCGATGCGGCTAATGCCCGGAATACGTATCATTACATTGCCAGTGGGCAGGGAGCACTCCCTGTCGATTCGATGGGTAATTTCTGGAACGGCCAGAATGTATTCAGTAGTGGTAATCTGAAACTGGATTTGTTGCATAACTTTTTTCTGGAATGTGGCGCACGGGGCAATAAAATGCGCGCCTATGAAATGGTAACTGACCCAACGGCACGCACGATGGTGGGCTATTTGCTAGTACGGGGCGGCCTACATATCGTTGCTTATGCCAAAGCATTAGAGAAATTAACTGGGGTGGAAGTTACCAAGCTCCTGCCAATTCCGGATTTAAGCAACAACGCCTTTCCCGAAGCCAGGAAGTTTATGGATCAGAAACTGCATTTGCAGTTGTATACCTTTAGTCAGGAGGATTATAAGCAGGCGGGACTGATCTGGAATGGTCCTCACCCCGATGATGGTCAGGAGTGCGTAGTGATCGAGGGAGCGATTCCGGGCTATCCCGTACCAGATTTAGAAGAAGAACCGCAACTCAACGCACCAGGCGCGGATGATTTTGATCCGCAGGTATTTGCCGATATGGCTAAGAAAATGGGGATTAAGTACGAGTATTAAGCCTCCGAAATTTAACGTCTGCCGATACACAGAGTACCTGTTAAGCAGGTGAAACTCGTTGTGTATCGGCAGAACGCTTTATCGGGCATTCTTTTCCCTTGTCCATACCAGCCGAAGCCGTTGATGTCCCTGAACCTGATATTCCTGATACGTTTTGGCAGTTTCGCTGGGCTTGAGCGGCTCACTGGCGGGAATGTCCTCATCAAAGAGTTGTACGGTGGGCAGCGTTCCGCTTTTGGCCAACAACCGAACCCGGCAAGTACAGGAGGCAGTACCGGCCAGACGTATAATAAGATAGCCACTGGTTTTTCTCGTTACCTGATAGTCAGCCTGATAAATCGGGTAGTCAGCAAAGACAACGACCGGCACGCCGGTGAATCGTTTATAGGCATAACTTGTCAGGATATACGCTAAGGCTCCCCCATATACTTCCTGCCCGACAGCTCCGGCCTGCTTCCAACCCGTCGATATGTCCTCCAGGGGAATGGGTAAGTCCCGGATGATTCGCCCTTCTTTGGGGGATTGACAGACGGAATCCGCGGCTAGTTCCGACGGATAATAATACCGACCCCTGTGCAGCAAATACTTCATGTACTCCGAAAAGAACAGTCTAATGGAATCAGGAACATCCCGGTCTACTTCCTTGAGATAGTTGATCATGGTGGCCACAATTTCGCCTTCTTCGTAGGCGGCCAGATACGGAGCATTCCGGAGGGGAGCCACGCCCAAAAACGTACTCCGATCCTTGCCAAAGCCGAATTGGCAATCCCAGATCCATAACCGGGCGATGACGTTGGCCAGACCGAGCCGACTCTGATCGAAATACAGTCGGTTGCCGGTAATTTTCCAGAGCTTGGCGAGTGTCAGCGCACTCATAATGGTAATATTACTCTGATAGAGCAGTTCAAATCCTTTACCCCTGAGCCGCTCAGCCGAGGCAATGGCTTCATCCAGATAGCGAACTTCTTTCGTAAGTTCATAGACCTGCACCATGACGTGTGTATACAGACCCGCTACGTCCAACTCTCCGCCTTTTCCTGTATCGGTTTCGGCCTTTATGACCTCCAGGGTTCGAATGTCATAAAATACCGGCCAGTCGTATCCGAAGTGATGAGCGGCTTTAATGACAAATTTCAATGAATTAAACAGGAGGTCTTTGGCCTCTGTATTGCCTTGATCAGCTAATCGGCCCAGATTCATTAGTGTATGTAACAAATACCAGGAATCAATTTTCGCCGGGTCCTGCTCCTCACTACGTTCATCTATATCCTCTTTAAATGTACCGCCTGGTAACCACCGCATGAGCGTTTGTTGTTTCTCATCATAAAACGAGGGCAGGTTCTGCTGGAGGCTCTCGACCAGCGGTACCGATTTTTCGCCCCAGCGCTGGTATTCCCAGAGCGGTACCAGGATGGCCAGCTGCACCATGCTTTCGGGAGGTTTATAGGTAGCGTCGACGTAGGCATTGAGGTAAAAGTTTTTTTGAATCATACGCCCACAGCCCGACGATTCACTTAAAGCCTGAATCGTGCGTTCGGCTGCTTTAGGCCAGTGATAATATTGGGTCTGGGGCTTGGGAAGGTGCAGATAAATGCTGGCCATTGCGTCCAGAAACTGATCAGCAGCTTCAAATTCGCTTTCGGGAATTACATCGCTTAAATAGAGAAAGGCATCCGAGAGCGTTATTTCGCTTCCGGCTGGCAAAGGCGAAGTAGTGCCCGGCAGAGCAAAGCCGACCTCGGGCCATTGAGCACTGACCGTACCCGAGGGTTCGGTTTGGGTCGCCTGAAAATAGTCATTCAGGGCCGTAAAGTTCTGGAAATATAGGAGCGATCCTTCGGCCGGTTTGGTCACCGACAGATAAGCAAGGCCGGAGGTTGGCCCGGTCTGGGTGACATAGACCATACCCTGTGTTGTAGCCGGATTATAGTCGTTATCCAGTATATACACATCCCGGGGAAACGCCTGAATGGTAAAGGGTTGGTTAGGTATTAGTGTGGTCGTATAGCGGAGTAGCGGATAATCGCTCCTGGGCAGTTCGACTGTTACACGAAATTGCCCCAGGGCACCCTCTACCAGATAGTCGACTTTTGTTTTACTGTTTCGCCCAACCCTGAACCCCTTGATCAGCTGAGGATCAAAGCATGTTCGAATCGCTAATTTTCCCGACTTGCCAAAGTTATACAGTAGCCAGAATGAATTCGTCGTCAGGCAGACGCCCAAATAGCCCTGTTCAAGTTGTACCCGGGCGTCAGCCCGGTGTGTGGCCTGTTTAAGCTGTTCATTAAGTCCCCTTACCCACTGGGATGTTTCTTCGGTTTCGGTGAAAGGTTGCCAGTAAGTGGGACTGTTGTACGATTTACTCCGCATCGGTAATTACGCTAACTAGTGTTCGATGAACTAGACATTCACCAGGTAATCCGTCAGAAGTTTCCACTGGATTTTCTGATAAAATAGCCAGCCTGTTTCAGCAATGAGCGTGTTAATCAGGGCACGCTCGCCGGCCTGTGGCTGCTGGTTGTTAATGCCCTCCTGTTGCCCAATCTGGAATGCCCTCAGGGTACAACTCACTAATTCTACCCGAAAGGTGCTGCGAGCCTCTTGATTAAAAAAATGGTCGATCTGGCCTGGCTTACTGGCCATCGGATCAGTACTGGGTTGAACAGTGAACTCCGCAAGCTTTTTGTCCAGTGTCTTATGGATGACGCGTACCCAATTTTCTGGTGTTGGGCCGGGTAATACAATCTGAATAAAATCGCCTACATCGACCGGGCCAGCGGGTTTGGCTTTACCAACCGTGTCGTAAAGCGCGAAATCTGCCGCAATGCTCGAAAGAGCCGACCAGCCATTCACATTCAATAGTTTCGCTACGGAAGAGGCAAAAGCGTTCCCGGACGTCAATTCATCCGGGAACGTAGTGTAACTGACATAGATACTGTCTTTGGTTGCCTCACCCTGAACGACCTTACTTTCGTATCGAATCTTCTCAACAATCGTTTTGCGTTTCATAGGTATAACGTTGTCATCCGTTATGATAAAAATCAGTCGTTGGTGTTCTTTAAGCGGCCAACCTCTTTTTTTTCCAATTCAACAAAACTACCAGTGCCGTAGTGACGACGACGCCAATCAGTACGTTTTGTACTAATCCTTTCCGGTTGTATTTCCAGTCCGCTTTCCAGCCTTTTTCCGCAAAAATATTCGGTATATGTCCTTGTCGGAGATCATCAACGATCCCTTCCACCACATTGATTCGATCGGCCAGCAGTAAAGGAAGCCAGTGCCCGTATTCGGACTCACTTGATTTGAAAGCGTACCGTCGGATGGCGCCACTCAGACCAGAAGGTGGTGAAGAAGTACCAAAAACAGCCGAAAGATTAGGTCGTTCATTGGATTTAAGTATTTCGACAGTTACGGCCTGAAGCGGGGGTCTTTCCCAGTTAAGTCGCTGGTGATCGTCACCCGTATAGTTTTTTATTGGGTAGGTAGGCTCATTTTTCGGGTCGGCATCTACCCCCCACCCCTTAATATGCGAATACTCGTTCGGCGTTTGTTCCATAATTCGATGAGTTATTTCCTGGCTGAAGGAGGAATAAGTATAGGTTTGATGCAATTGTCCAGTTTGGCCGAAAAAATATGGTAGGCATCAGCAACTTCTTCTAAAGGTACGCGGTGCGTAATGATAGCCTTTGGATTCAGTCGCCCGGCCTGAACATGGTCGATGAGTTTGGGAAGCAGGCGTTTAACTGATGCCTGGTTGGCCCGAATGGTGATGCCTTTATTGACGACGTTCCCAATGGGGACCAGGTTGTCGGTGGGGCCATATACACCCACAATCGACACGATGCCGCCTTTCTTAACCGAATTAATCGCCCAGTGTAGCGCCGTGGCTGAGCCTGCCTGTAGCAGTAGTTTTTTTCCCGTAATGGTTTGCAAAGCACTGCCCGAGGCATCTCCGCCTACGGCATCGATACAAACGTCTGCCCCAAACCAGTCTGTAGTTTTCTTGAGAAACAGGACGGGGTCGTCCATCGACCGGAAATTGTAAGCTTCACACTGGGCATAGTCCCGCACGAAATCAAGTCGGTATTCCAGGTGATCAATGACAATGACACGACCAGCCCCAAACAACCAGGCGCACTTAGCAGCCATAATACCAACGGGTCCAGCCCCAAAAACGACCACGGTGTCGCCTGTCTTAATGCCACCCATCTCGGCAGCCTGATAGCCAGTTGGCACTACATCTGTGAGTAGAACCGCATCATCATGGTCCATCCAGTCCGGAATAATAGTTGGGCCTACGTCGGCATAAGGTACCCTGACAAACTCAGCCTGCCCTCCATCGTAGCCACCTGCTGTGTGAGAATAGCCAAATATGCCTCCCACGGCCGTGGCCTGTGAATTTGATTCATGACAATTCCCAAAAAGC
This window harbors:
- a CDS encoding manganese catalase family protein, which codes for MILKMDRLPIELPIPKNPSANDAAAIQELLGGKFGEMSTLMNYTFQSFNFRGRKKIRPFYDVIASIAGEEYGHIEVVSYAINLLLTGVTKRGHDPVSGPLADAANARNTYHYIASGQGALPVDSMGNFWNGQNVFSSGNLKLDLLHNFFLECGARGNKMRAYEMVTDPTARTMVGYLLVRGGLHIVAYAKALEKLTGVEVTKLLPIPDLSNNAFPEARKFMDQKLHLQLYTFSQEDYKQAGLIWNGPHPDDGQECVVIEGAIPGYPVPDLEEEPQLNAPGADDFDPQVFADMAKKMGIKYEY
- a CDS encoding zinc-dependent alcohol dehydrogenase; this encodes MLAMNYRGPYRVRAAQKPYPEILHPGDAIVRVTRSCICGSDLHLYHGLVPDTRVGMTFGHEFIGVVEEIGSSVQKLTVGDNVIVPFNVACGTCTFCKQGLFGNCHESNSQATAVGGIFGYSHTAGGYDGGQAEFVRVPYADVGPTIIPDWMDHDDAVLLTDVVPTGYQAAEMGGIKTGDTVVVFGAGPVGIMAAKCAWLFGAGRVIVIDHLEYRLDFVRDYAQCEAYNFRSMDDPVLFLKKTTDWFGADVCIDAVGGDASGSALQTITGKKLLLQAGSATALHWAINSVKKGGIVSIVGVYGPTDNLVPIGNVVNKGITIRANQASVKRLLPKLIDHVQAGRLNPKAIITHRVPLEEVADAYHIFSAKLDNCIKPILIPPSARK
- a CDS encoding DUF4142 domain-containing protein; this translates as MVLPILKTQYVMKNRSILLSFLMILFLTGASLAQQNSGTMNAGTTANVGKESKSEFDSQNQKGAAAVGAVSATGAKLSSADQRLMLEVAMGGMMQLEVSKVALQKATNPEVRELAQAEVDEQTGLSAKLKEIADAKGITLPASPDPETQAMVTKLQSMSGVALDKMYVSESGVKGHQKLDKVMSTVESNASDASLIGVAKAAHPLIKFHLTVAKQIKDKR